In Geitlerinema sp. PCC 9228, a single genomic region encodes these proteins:
- a CDS encoding SDR family oxidoreductase, whose product MPKDFERRKGMSSTVLITGVAGGIGSATAKVFRREGWQVVGVDKQSLGSESSNVDWFVQSDVSQEAGWQQIYEEVNQKVGRLDGLVNNAAIQICKPLVETTPEEWDSVMAVNVRSAYLGVRQMYSLLQAAEGAIVNVSSVHAVATSANIGAYAASKGAMLALTRSLAIELAPAVRVNAVLPGAVNTEMLRAGLGRGSLQENNLDVLIKKIGERHLMGRVGDPGEIGETIYFMVNGKQSGFITGQSVVVDGGAMARLSTE is encoded by the coding sequence TTGCCTAAAGACTTTGAAAGGAGAAAAGGTATGAGTTCTACGGTTTTGATTACTGGTGTTGCTGGTGGTATTGGATCGGCGACGGCAAAGGTGTTTCGTAGAGAAGGTTGGCAGGTGGTTGGGGTGGACAAGCAGTCTTTAGGGTCAGAAAGCTCGAATGTGGATTGGTTTGTACAGTCAGATGTTTCTCAAGAAGCAGGCTGGCAGCAAATTTATGAGGAGGTCAACCAAAAAGTGGGAAGGTTGGATGGATTAGTGAACAATGCGGCGATTCAAATTTGCAAGCCTTTGGTGGAAACAACTCCAGAAGAATGGGATAGTGTCATGGCAGTTAATGTGCGTTCTGCCTATTTGGGAGTTCGTCAGATGTATTCGTTGTTACAAGCAGCGGAGGGAGCCATTGTGAATGTTAGTTCGGTTCATGCAGTAGCCACTTCTGCTAATATTGGTGCGTATGCTGCTAGTAAAGGAGCTATGTTGGCGCTAACGCGGAGTTTGGCAATTGAATTGGCACCAGCAGTACGGGTTAACGCAGTTTTGCCAGGAGCTGTGAATACGGAAATGTTACGTGCTGGTTTAGGCAGAGGGTCTTTACAGGAAAATAATTTAGATGTTTTAATTAAAAAAATAGGGGAGCGCCATTTGATGGGTAGAGTAGGTGATCCAGGAGAAATTGGAGAAACTATATATTTCATGGTTAATGGGAAGCAATCGGGGTTTAT
- a CDS encoding FkbM family methyltransferase, translated as MINNVIQLMDIDIFTILERRQKIFGDLNFCVDAGAAAGLFSSKIFDINPATEVYAYEPFPGNWVYLENRLKKYEGAKICKRALSDKLETRKFYINSVVDSNNSSFAKNMLGYSSVGTFFGKSDRSQQIIDVECVPLDEEIQNRNVNFFKMDVQGAEPLVLKGASHALEQGIDMMFIEFSFQPKLMQILKDYKYVCFDTEYLLVSEAQDTELLKSGFSNLKQVTLSNGVIARKAKYHGFHANLQSSDFRRKLKINFLQTDLIAIHKYYLNKFFYIISLELSQKFNF; from the coding sequence ATGATTAATAATGTTATCCAACTAATGGATATAGACATATTTACAATTTTAGAGCGAAGACAAAAGATTTTTGGAGATTTAAATTTTTGTGTTGATGCAGGGGCAGCTGCAGGATTGTTTTCAAGTAAAATTTTTGATATAAATCCTGCGACAGAAGTGTATGCATATGAACCTTTTCCTGGTAACTGGGTTTACTTGGAAAATAGGTTAAAAAAATATGAAGGTGCCAAAATCTGCAAAAGAGCTCTATCTGATAAATTAGAAACAAGAAAATTCTATATTAATTCAGTTGTTGATTCTAATAATTCTTCGTTTGCAAAAAACATGCTAGGTTATTCATCAGTAGGAACTTTTTTCGGTAAAAGCGATCGCTCTCAGCAAATAATAGATGTAGAATGTGTTCCCCTTGACGAAGAAATTCAAAATAGAAATGTTAATTTTTTCAAGATGGATGTTCAAGGTGCTGAGCCTCTTGTGTTAAAGGGCGCTTCACATGCTCTTGAACAAGGTATAGATATGATGTTTATCGAATTTTCATTTCAACCTAAGTTGATGCAAATTTTAAAAGATTATAAGTATGTATGTTTTGATACAGAATATCTTTTGGTGTCTGAAGCTCAAGATACAGAACTCTTGAAGTCAGGATTTAGCAACTTAAAACAGGTAACTCTTTCTAATGGGGTGATTGCAAGGAAAGCTAAATATCATGGCTTTCATGCTAATTTGCAATCTTCTGATTTTCGGAGAAAATTAAAAATAAATTTTCTTCAGACAGACCTTATTGCTATTCACAAGTATTATCTTAATAAGTTTTTCTATATTATATCATTAGAACTGTCTCAGAAATTCAATTTTTAG